A genomic segment from Tissierellales bacterium encodes:
- a CDS encoding DNA topoisomerase (ATP-hydrolyzing) subunit A, which produces MSAKNIIKQNITETLETNYMPYAMSVIVSRAIPEIDGFKPSHRKLLYSMYKMKLLTAQKTKSANVVGQTMKLNPHGDQAIYATLVRLTRGHDALLHPFIDSKGNFGKHTSRDMAYAASRYTEVKLAPICEEIFKDIEKNVVNFVDNYDGQLKEPELLPTTYPNILVSANKGIAVGMASNIASFNLGEVCDATSAIIDDEGADITELIKAPDFTTGGYLIYNQREMKKIYENGNGSVKLRAKYNYDRANNCIEIYEIPYTTNVESIIEKIIALIKINKIKEISDLRDETDLKGLKIAIDLKRGVDYKKLMMKLYKMTPLEDTFSCNFNLLIDGRPKVLGVRDIIREWVKFRTECIKRQLSYDIEKMTDKLHLLKGLEKVLLDIDKTIKIIRETEEDSMVVPNLMSNFDIDDLQANFVADIKLRHLNREYILGKTKEIGDLEEKIEKLSKLRESDKKIKNEIKKDLKRIKKNYAVDRKTDLLYEEEVVEYKEEHFIENYEVRIFVTEHNYLKKISHKSLRGNDEHKLKEDDNIMCEFDAQNTDELLLFSNKNNLYKFKIHDLEDHKASVLGSYIPNLGELEEGEEIVHAVATNDYKGHMLFVFENGKVAKVPLTSYQTKNNRKKLIKAYADESVLKGIFFIDKPKYLLLKRHYPKNDENNLLAVSTEIISEKVTKSTKGIQVLRLKKNSYLSETKCIDEEQLEMYKDYISKKIPMAGRTLEPTAKQIQFI; this is translated from the coding sequence ACCATCACATAGAAAACTACTTTATTCGATGTACAAAATGAAATTACTTACAGCTCAAAAAACGAAATCAGCAAATGTTGTAGGTCAAACAATGAAACTTAATCCACATGGAGATCAGGCGATATATGCTACATTGGTGAGATTGACTAGAGGGCACGATGCATTACTTCATCCATTTATAGATTCAAAGGGGAATTTTGGAAAGCACACATCGCGCGATATGGCATATGCAGCTTCGAGATACACAGAAGTAAAATTAGCGCCTATATGTGAAGAAATATTTAAAGATATAGAAAAAAATGTGGTAAATTTTGTGGACAATTACGATGGGCAGCTAAAGGAACCGGAGCTGTTGCCGACAACGTATCCTAATATACTAGTAAGTGCTAATAAAGGAATAGCTGTTGGTATGGCCAGTAATATAGCTAGTTTCAATCTAGGTGAGGTTTGCGACGCAACTTCGGCTATTATAGATGATGAAGGTGCAGATATTACAGAACTCATCAAAGCTCCTGATTTTACAACTGGTGGCTATTTGATTTACAATCAAAGAGAGATGAAGAAAATCTATGAAAATGGAAATGGAAGCGTCAAACTTCGAGCAAAATACAACTATGATAGAGCGAATAATTGTATAGAAATATACGAAATACCGTATACTACAAATGTTGAGAGCATAATAGAGAAAATTATAGCTTTAATAAAAATAAATAAAATAAAAGAAATATCAGACTTGAGAGATGAAACAGATCTTAAAGGACTAAAAATTGCTATAGACTTAAAACGTGGAGTAGATTACAAGAAATTGATGATGAAATTGTACAAGATGACACCTCTTGAAGATACATTTTCTTGTAATTTTAACTTGCTCATTGATGGTAGACCGAAAGTGCTAGGTGTTCGAGACATAATTAGAGAATGGGTAAAATTTAGAACAGAATGCATCAAAAGACAATTGAGTTACGATATTGAAAAAATGACTGATAAATTGCATTTACTCAAAGGTCTTGAAAAAGTGTTGTTAGATATAGACAAGACCATAAAGATAATAAGAGAAACAGAAGAGGACTCTATGGTAGTTCCTAATTTAATGAGTAATTTTGATATAGATGATTTACAAGCGAATTTTGTTGCAGATATTAAGTTAAGACACTTAAATAGAGAATATATACTTGGAAAAACTAAGGAAATTGGTGATTTAGAAGAAAAAATTGAAAAATTATCAAAACTTAGAGAGAGCGATAAAAAAATCAAAAATGAAATAAAGAAAGATTTGAAGAGAATAAAGAAAAATTACGCAGTTGATAGGAAAACTGATTTATTGTACGAAGAAGAGGTCGTAGAATATAAAGAAGAGCACTTTATAGAAAATTATGAAGTAAGAATTTTTGTTACAGAACATAATTACTTGAAAAAGATTTCGCACAAATCACTTAGAGGTAATGATGAGCATAAACTAAAAGAAGATGACAATATAATGTGTGAATTCGATGCTCAAAATACAGATGAACTACTGCTGTTTTCAAATAAAAATAATCTCTATAAATTCAAAATCCATGATTTAGAGGACCATAAAGCTAGTGTTTTAGGAAGCTATATACCAAATCTAGGTGAGTTGGAAGAAGGAGAGGAAATCGTACATGCGGTGGCTACAAATGATTACAAAGGTCATATGCTATTCGTTTTTGAAAACGGAAAGGTTGCAAAAGTGCCATTAACTAGTTATCAAACTAAGAATAATAGAAAAAAATTGATAAAGGCCTATGCAGATGAATCTGTTCTAAAAGGGATATTCTTTATAGACAAACCAAAATATTTATTGCTTAAGAGACATTATCCAAAGAATGACGAAAATAACTTACTAGCAGTGTCAACAGAAATCATATCAGAAAAAGTTACTAAAAGCACTAAGGGAATTCAAGTACTCAGACTTAAGAAAAATAGCTATTTGAGCGAAACTAAATGTATAGATGAAGAGCAACTTGAGATGTATAAAGACTATATAAGCAAAAAAATTCCCATGGCTGGTAGAACGTTAGAGCCTACAGCTAAACAGATACAATTTATCTAA